The Armatimonadota bacterium region GTCTTACAGGTGGTCATGCGTGAGGCTTCCACCAGCACGCCCTGCACATCCGCACCGCTTTCGGTGAGGCGAGCCATCAGCAGTCGTCCCTTTTCGTCGTTGCCCACCACGCCGAACACGCTTACCCGCGCACCCAGTGCCAGCAGATTGTTGACCACATTAGCCGCTCCGCCGGGCACGAAGCTCTCTTCCGTCCATTCTACGACGGGCACAGGTGCTTCTGGCGAAATGCGACGCACGATGCCGAACACATACTCGTCCAGCATCAGGTCGCCTACCACGATCACGCGCAAATCGGCAAAACGCTGGAGTATCTGCTCGTAGGGTTCGATAGACACTATCCTCTCCTGCTGCGACGTGCTGCGCTTCGGAAAATTCGCTGTGAGAGGGTGGAATCCCTGCATCACTATAGACGATTCCGCGTGGTGGGGGCAAAGGAAGATTGTGCCTCAAGTCGCGGCGGGCAGTGTGGCGCACGGTGTGTTCAGGCTCTCCTTTCGGGGGGCACGAGCAGGTTCCAGAAGCCGGGATCGGGCAGGAAGTGCAGGCGGTAGGTGGGCACTTCGCGCGCGAGGGCGGAAACCACGTTCAGCATCCATTCTGCCACCTGAGCGCCCTCCGCGAACTGCAGGCTGCACTGCAAGATGGCGGTGAGCGTGTCGCGTCGGGGAAGCGGTTCCAGACGATGCTGGGTGGCGTGGCGGAGCAGGTATATCGCCTGAAGCGGGGCGCTGAGGTTCACTCCGGCGCGGGTAAACTCGCCCCAGAAGGGCGTGCCAAACGTCCACCAGCCGGAGGGCATGTGCCGAATCGCTACCAGCTCATCGCTGAGCACCTCGGCGCGGTCGGCGAGCAGTCGGGCGACGGTGCTTTTGCCGGCGCCAGAGCGTCCCGCGAACACGTAGCCTTTGCCCCCATGGCTCACCGCCGAGGCGTGCAGTATCAGCCCTTCGTGCTGGGGCAGATACAGTGCCAGCAGGGTGCGCAGGAAGGAGTCTACCGCGTAGGCACTGCGCAGGCAGGTCACCTCCGCGCTGTCCGCCCCCGCGCTGACATCTGCCACGAAGGTATCGTATACAAAGCGCCATCCGCCTTCCGCTTGCCGGACGCTGACACTCTCCATGCGCACACGGGTGGGGGCAGAGGGCGACGGGCGCAGCACGATGCGGATATCGGTCTGTTCGTCGGGGGCGACGAAAGCGGCGTACCGCTCCTGCACCAGTTCCTGCAGGAACGTTTCGTCCGTACAGTCTAACCTCAGCGCGATGCTGGCAATAGAGAGGTTCAGGCTTTTCATGGCATCGTGTCTTTATGGTACCCGAACGTAGGTGTTGCCGGGTTGTCGTCGCACGAGGTGATGCATCTCCAGGAGGAGCAGTTCGGCGTTAATCTGGGCAACGGGCAGGTTCAGCTCGTCCGCAAGCGCGTCCACATGCTTGGGCGTGAGCGAGAGAATACTCAGCAGTTGCTGCTGCAGGGGGGTGAGAGCGGGCATCTGCGCCGCGCGTTCGGGCGGCGGTTCGGGAGCGATACCCAGCCCGCGCACGATGTCCTCCACGCTGTCCACCAGTGTCGCGCCGTCTTTAATCAGCCGGTGGCATCCTGCGCTCTGTGCGGTGTCGATGTTGCCCGGCACGGCAAAGACGGGCTTGCCCTGTTCCAGCGCATGGGTGGCGGTGATGAGTGCACCGCTGTCGTTCGGAGCTTCCACCACGAGCACGCCCAGCGAGAGCGCACTCACCAGCCGGTTGCGTGCGGGGAAACGCCAGGCGTCGGGCTTGGTGCCGGGGGGATACTCGGAGAGCACCGCGCCCTGTGCGGTGATGCGTGCAAACAGTCCGGCAGATTCTGGTGGGTATGCGACGTCGATGCCGCTTCCCAGCACGGCGATGGTACGTCCACCTGCCCGGAGAGCGCCGGTGTGGGCAGCGGTATCGATACCCCGTGCGCCTCCGCTGACGATGGTCAGTCCATAGCGGCTCAGTTCACGGGCGAGGCGCTCCGCGACGGCGCGTCCGTAGGCAGTCGGTTGGCGCGTGCCCACGATAGCCACCGCGAAGCGGTCGCGTTCCTGCAGGCTCCCCCGGACGAACAGCAGCGGCGGGAAGTCCTCGATCTCGCGCAGTGTAGAGGGATAGCCGTCGTCGCGATAGGTGATCAGGCGGGCGGAGCTGTTCATCCAGCGTTGCCATTGCTGCGGCGGGAGTTCGGGAGCGTTCAGAATGCGCTCGGCGACGGCGTCGGTCATACCTTCGATGCGCAGCAGCTCCTGTCGGGAAGCGGCAAAGACCTCTTCGGGGTTTTCGAAATGCTCCAGCAGAGGCAATAAGCGGCGAGGAGGAAGCTCGAGGTACGCCAGCCGGAGCAGAGCGCGTAGACGAGCTTCCTCCATCGATGACCTCTGGCATCAATAGCCTTCGTCGCCGCGTCCGGGACCTCCGCGCCTTCCGCCACCACCCGGCACTCCGGGCACACCCGGCTGCACGCGCTGTTGCGTGGTGGTGCGCTTGCGCAGGGTGTTATCGACGATGAAGGTCCAGGTGTATTCGGTGCGGTTGCCGCGCCAGTCCTCCGCGATCACCTTCACCGTATGGCGTCCATCGGCGAGGGGCTTCACCGTCGTCGCTCCACCCTCCTGCTGTCCTGCGGGCAACGCAGAGGCTGCCTTCGTATCCCACAGGTAGCTGATCTCTCCCTTCACGAGGTCAAACTCGTATTGGACGGGCTTGTCGTCTAGCAGGAACTGGATGGTATCGGTCTTGATGCCCGAGCCGTCGTCGCTGATGAGCGCGCGGAATCGGATAGGAGGCGCGCCAGAGATGGCGATACCTCGCGTTGGCTCCAGTTCGGTAATGGTGGGTGGAATGCTGTCAGGTGCATCGGCGCGGAAGGTGGTCAGGCTGCCGTCGTCTGAGACCACGTACAGCGTGCCGTTAGAGACCACCGGAGGCGCGGTAATGTCGGTAAAGGAAGGACGCTCCGGGGTGGAGGAAGACGACTGCAGCAGGTATTTCCACAGGATGGCTCCGTTGGAGGCATCCAGCGCGTAGATGCCGCCTCGTGTCGTGCCGATGACGAGCACATTGCCTGCGAGGGTAGGTGGCGCAACCGGCTGGTTGGTGAACACCGGCTCTTTGGTGTTCCAGAGCAGCTTGCCGGTGATGTCGAACGCCCAGACACGTCCATCGCGCGTCAGCACATAGATCATGCCGTTGCCTGCGACAGGCTCGGTGACGATGTCATCGGGCAGGGTGCGCGCCCACAGTTCACGTCCGCTTCGCGCCTGCAGCACGTGCAGCACGTTCGAAGAGACGACGTACACGTTGCGGTCGGCGACCACAGGCGACAGAGCATACAGCGTGCCGGGCAGACGCATGCGCCACAGGAGCAAGCCTGTCGTCGCGGCGGCGGCGTAAAGTGTCTGGTCAGCGGAGATGAAGTATACCATATCGTCTGCCACAGCCACCGCGCCGTTCACCGCATCCAGCGTGCGGAACCCTCCACGCCATACCGGCTCCCCGGTTTGGGCTTGGATGGCGTACACCTTTCCGTCGGCGGATCCAAAGTACACGACGTCGTTCACCACAGTGGGTGGCGACAGAATAGCCCCCTGTGCACGGAAGGACCACAGATATTTTCCTGTCGCCGCGGAAAGGGCGTAGAGGTTGCTATCGGTCGCGCCGACGTAGACGATACCATCCGCCACTGCGGGCGTGGTGCGGAACTGCGCGCCCAGAGGCTGGTCGGTGGGGTAGCGCCATATCACGCGCCCGGTTTCCGCGTCGAGCGCGTAGAGACGGTCCCGGCAAGCGTAATAGATGGTGTTCCCGACGATAGCGGGCGCTGCCGAGTTCTGTGGCGCGGGGGAGGCAGTGTATCGCCAGTACATCGCCACCGGCATTTGGATTCCTCCCGGCGCGATACCGCCGTGCGTGGGGGAGAAGCGGTATACCACCACATCCTGAGCGAGCACCACGGGCGCCGCCAGCAATATCCATAACACTGGC contains the following coding sequences:
- the dprA gene encoding DNA polymerase; its protein translation is MEEARLRALLRLAYLELPPRRLLPLLEHFENPEEVFAASRQELLRIEGMTDAVAERILNAPELPPQQWQRWMNSSARLITYRDDGYPSTLREIEDFPPLLFVRGSLQERDRFAVAIVGTRQPTAYGRAVAERLARELSRYGLTIVSGGARGIDTAAHTGALRAGGRTIAVLGSGIDVAYPPESAGLFARITAQGAVLSEYPPGTKPDAWRFPARNRLVSALSLGVLVVEAPNDSGALITATHALEQGKPVFAVPGNIDTAQSAGCHRLIKDGATLVDSVEDIVRGLGIAPEPPPERAAQMPALTPLQQQLLSILSLTPKHVDALADELNLPVAQINAELLLLEMHHLVRRQPGNTYVRVP